In a genomic window of Oreochromis aureus strain Israel breed Guangdong linkage group 13, ZZ_aureus, whole genome shotgun sequence:
- the klhdc3 gene encoding kelch domain-containing protein 3 isoform X2, protein MLRWTVHLEGGPRRVNHAAVAVGHKVYSFGGYCSGEDYETLRQIDVHVFNTVSLRWMKLPPVRITGHERAREVPYMRYGHTAVLLDDTIYLWGGRNDTEGACNVLYAFDVNTHRWYTPRTSGTVPGARDGHSACVLGKAMYIFGGYEQLADCFSNDIHKLDTTTMVWSLINARGTPARWRDFHSATIIGTKMFVFGGRADRLGPFHSNNEVYCNKIRVFDTETNCWLTTPSTQPLPEGRRSHSAFSYNGELYIFGGYNSHMERHFNDLWKFNPDAGMTAHSVADECYLIAFQIGLGVFLEERLRLLLHAKHSH, encoded by the exons ATGTTGCGCTGGACTGTGCACCTAGAAGGAGGGCCACGGAGAGTCAACCATGCTGCTGTGGCAGTGGGTCACAAGGTGTACTCCTTTGGAGGCTACTGCTCCGGGGAGGACTATGAGACACTTCGTCAGATTGATGTGCACGTCTTCAACACAG tgTCATTGCGCTGGATGAAGCTGCCTCCAGTGAGGATTACAGGACACGAACGTGCCCGTGAAGTGCCATACATGCGTTATGGccacacagctgtgctgctggaTGATACTATCTACCTCTGGGGCGGGCGTAACGACACAGAGGGGGCCTGCAATGTTCTCTATGCTTTTGATGTCA ATACTCACAGATGGTACACACCCAGGACTTCAGGGACTGTTCCAGGGGCGAGGGACGGCCACTCTGCCTGTGTCCTGGGAAAGGCAATGTATATATTTGGAGGATATGAGCAGCTG gctGACTGTTTCTCCAATGACATCCACAAACTGGATACCACTACCATGGTTTGGTCACTAATTAATGCCAGA GGAACTCCAGCACGCTGGAGAGACTTCCACTCGGCTACCATCATTGGGACAAAAATGTTCGTGTTTGGGGGAAGAGCAGATCGTCTTGGTCCCTTCCACTCCAACAATGAGGTCTACTGCAACAAGATCAGAGTGTTTGACACAGAGACTAACTGCTGGCTGACCACCCCTTCAACACAGCCACTACCGGAGGGACGCAGGAGTCATTCAGCCT tTTCCTACAATGGAGAGCTGTACATATTTGGAGGATACAATTCTCATATGGAACGACACTTCAACGACCTTTGGAAATTCAATCCAG ATGCTGGAATGACAGCCCATTCAGTTGCTGATGAATGTTACCTGATTGCATTTCAAATTGGTTTAGGAGTTTTTCTGGAAGAACGCCTCAGGCTCTTGTTACATGCTAAACATAGTCATTGA